From a single Clostridium isatidis genomic region:
- a CDS encoding CoA-binding protein, producing MEVKDLMYMKNWVVVGDVKNENKYANKILKALKERGFNVSGIHYAGGASIFKSLKEVPYNIDVIDLCINPVKGYEYIKEAKDLGIKHILIQPGAESEAILNYCKENHIEVFQDCALVQLRKIEEGKAER from the coding sequence ATGGAAGTTAAAGATTTAATGTATATGAAGAACTGGGTTGTTGTAGGAGATGTAAAAAATGAAAATAAATATGCTAATAAAATATTAAAGGCATTAAAAGAAAGGGGCTTTAACGTTTCTGGCATCCATTATGCTGGAGGAGCTTCTATATTTAAGAGTTTAAAGGAAGTTCCATATAATATAGATGTAATCGATCTTTGTATAAATCCAGTTAAGGGCTATGAATACATAAAAGAAGCAAAAGATCTTGGAATTAAACATATATTAATACAACCAGGAGCAGAAAGTGAAGCAATATTAAACTACTGTAAGGAAAATCACATAGAAGTTTTTCAAGATTGTGCATTAGTTCAACTTAGAAAGATAGAAGAAGGGAAAGCAGAGAGATAA
- the leuS gene encoding leucine--tRNA ligase encodes MAKYGTSIDRKWQAKWEETNLYKFDPNNKGEKLYVLEMFSYPSGSQLHAGHWFNYGPVDSWARMKRMQGYNVFQPMGFDAFGLPAENYAIKTGIHPKDSTEKNIETMENQLKAMGAMFNWENEVVTCRPDYYKWTQWLFLQLYKKGLAYRKNAPVNWCPSCNTVLANEQVHDGTCERCSTEVTKKDLTQWFFKITDYADELLEKLDTLDWPEKTVSMQKHWIGKSTGAEVTFKVKDSDLKFNVFTTRVDTLFGVTYVVLAPENKLVDLLTTEENKAKVEEYKEQAKKQSEIERQSLTREKTGVFTGSYAINPISGKEIPIWVGDYVLATYGTGAVMAVPAHDERDFAFATKFNLPIERVINSKDGSEAELPYCESGVLVNSAEFTGLTTEEAKEKIVQKLASQELGSKKVNYRLRDWLVSRQRYWGAPIPVIHCDDCGIVPVPEDQLPVELPYNVEFTPDGKSPLAKCDDFINTTCPKCGKAAKRDADTLDTFVCSSFYYLRYPDNKNSEKAFDSELINSLLPVDKYVGGPEHACMHLLYARFITKALRDMGYVNFDEPFKSLTHQGLILGPDGQKMSKSKGNTISPNDYIEEYGSDVFRMYLMFGFQYVDGGAWSDEGIKSVARFVDRMERYLETAREAINSGNNNKTTFDKEEKELNFWLNNAIKGVTEDSEKMQFNTAIARMMEFVNALSKYLQKEVKNLDFLRKACIDFLKVLAPFAPHFTEEQWNLFGLDFSIFNEAWPKYDPNALIKDEVEIAIQVNGKIKAKINVPTDLDEEGIKAEALANENIVAAIGDKNIVKVIVIKGRLVNIVVK; translated from the coding sequence ATGGCTAAATATGGAACATCAATTGATAGAAAATGGCAAGCTAAATGGGAAGAAACAAATCTTTATAAATTCGACCCTAATAATAAGGGTGAAAAACTTTATGTATTAGAAATGTTCTCATATCCTTCTGGCAGCCAACTACATGCAGGTCACTGGTTTAATTATGGACCTGTTGATTCTTGGGCTAGAATGAAGAGAATGCAAGGATATAATGTATTTCAACCAATGGGTTTTGATGCTTTTGGTCTTCCAGCTGAAAACTATGCAATTAAGACTGGAATTCATCCAAAAGATTCAACTGAAAAGAATATAGAAACTATGGAAAATCAATTAAAAGCTATGGGTGCAATGTTTAACTGGGAAAACGAAGTTGTAACATGCAGACCTGACTATTATAAATGGACTCAATGGTTGTTCTTACAACTTTATAAAAAAGGATTAGCATATAGAAAAAATGCACCTGTTAACTGGTGTCCATCTTGTAATACTGTTTTAGCAAATGAACAAGTTCATGATGGTACATGTGAAAGATGCTCTACAGAAGTTACAAAAAAGGACTTAACTCAATGGTTCTTTAAAATTACAGATTACGCTGACGAATTACTTGAAAAACTAGATACTTTAGATTGGCCTGAAAAAACTGTTTCAATGCAAAAGCATTGGATAGGAAAATCTACTGGAGCTGAAGTTACTTTTAAAGTAAAAGATTCAGATTTAAAATTTAATGTATTTACTACTAGAGTTGACACTCTTTTTGGTGTTACATATGTAGTTTTAGCCCCTGAAAATAAACTAGTTGATCTTCTGACAACAGAAGAAAACAAGGCAAAAGTTGAAGAATACAAGGAACAAGCTAAAAAACAATCAGAAATAGAAAGACAATCATTAACAAGAGAAAAGACTGGAGTATTTACGGGTTCTTATGCTATTAACCCTATTTCAGGAAAAGAAATTCCTATTTGGGTTGGAGATTATGTTCTTGCAACCTATGGTACTGGTGCTGTTATGGCAGTTCCAGCTCATGATGAAAGAGACTTCGCTTTTGCAACTAAATTTAATTTACCTATCGAAAGAGTTATCAATAGCAAAGATGGCAGCGAAGCAGAATTACCTTACTGTGAAAGTGGTGTTTTAGTAAATTCTGCTGAATTTACTGGATTAACAACTGAAGAGGCAAAAGAAAAAATAGTACAAAAACTAGCTTCTCAAGAACTAGGCTCTAAAAAAGTTAATTATAGATTAAGAGACTGGTTAGTTTCTAGACAAAGATATTGGGGAGCACCAATACCAGTAATTCATTGTGATGACTGCGGAATTGTTCCTGTACCAGAAGATCAATTGCCAGTTGAGCTTCCTTATAATGTAGAATTTACTCCAGATGGAAAATCACCTTTAGCTAAATGTGATGATTTTATAAACACTACTTGCCCTAAATGTGGTAAAGCTGCAAAGAGAGATGCTGATACATTAGATACTTTTGTTTGTTCATCTTTCTATTATTTAAGATATCCAGATAATAAGAATTCAGAAAAAGCTTTTGACAGCGAACTTATAAATAGCCTTCTTCCAGTTGATAAATATGTAGGTGGTCCAGAGCATGCATGTATGCACTTATTATATGCAAGATTTATCACTAAAGCATTAAGAGATATGGGCTATGTAAATTTTGATGAACCATTTAAATCTCTTACTCATCAAGGATTAATTCTTGGACCTGATGGTCAAAAAATGAGTAAATCAAAGGGAAATACTATTTCTCCAAATGATTATATTGAAGAATATGGTTCAGATGTATTTAGAATGTATTTGATGTTCGGCTTCCAATATGTTGATGGCGGTGCTTGGAGCGATGAAGGTATTAAATCTGTAGCAAGATTTGTTGATAGAATGGAAAGATATTTAGAAACAGCAAGAGAAGCAATTAATAGTGGTAATAATAATAAAACTACTTTTGATAAAGAGGAAAAAGAATTAAACTTCTGGCTAAATAATGCTATAAAGGGTGTTACTGAAGATAGTGAGAAAATGCAATTTAATACTGCTATAGCAAGAATGATGGAATTTGTAAATGCCTTATCTAAGTATCTTCAAAAAGAAGTAAAAAATCTAGACTTCTTAAGAAAAGCTTGCATAGATTTCTTAAAAGTTCTTGCACCATTTGCCCCACACTTTACTGAAGAACAATGGAATTTATTCGGCTTAGACTTCTCTATCTTTAATGAGGCTTGGCCAAAATATGATCCTAATGCTTTAATTAAAGATGAAGTAGAAATTGCAATTCAAGTTAACGGAAAAATAAAAGCTAAAATAAATGTTCCTACTGACCTAGATGAAGAAGGAATTAAAGCTGAAGCTTTAGCTAATGAGAATATTGTTGCTGCAATTGGAGATAAAAATATTGTAAAAGTAATAGTTATTAAAGGAAGATTAGTTAATATTGTGGTTAAGTAA
- a CDS encoding HesB-like protein → MDKILISEEAYKEFKAFLDENEVDNYSIRINLAGFGCSGPAFNITVDEPQDGDVVEKVNDITFVVEENLIDEFGGFKLLSTEENEGRGLSLKPIIEAEGGCGSCGGGCH, encoded by the coding sequence ATGGATAAAATTTTAATAAGTGAAGAAGCTTACAAAGAATTTAAAGCATTCTTAGATGAAAATGAAGTAGATAACTACAGCATAAGAATTAACCTAGCTGGTTTCGGTTGTAGTGGGCCTGCTTTTAATATAACTGTTGATGAACCACAAGATGGAGATGTTGTAGAAAAAGTTAACGATATAACTTTTGTTGTAGAAGAAAACTTAATCGATGAATTCGGCGGTTTCAAGTTACTTTCAACTGAAGAAAATGAAGGTAGAGGATTATCTCTAAAGCCAATCATTGAAGCCGAAGGCGGATGTGGATCTTGTGGTGGAGGATGCCACTAG
- a CDS encoding methionyl aminopeptidase — protein sequence MILNRNDICWCGSGKKYKKCHLEFDEKLNRLKNQGHEVPTRDMIKNEKQIQGIRESAKINDGVLDLVQEKIRVGMSTEEIDKLVYDYTVSHGAIPADLNYGGYPKSVCVSINDVVCHGIPSEDTILEDGDIVNVDVSTIYNGYFSDASRMFMIGNVSEEHAKLVRVAKECLDKGFEAVKPWGFLGDIGAAIQEHAEANGFSVVRAFGGHGIGIKFHEDPFVAHVGKRGEGMVLVPGMVFTIEPMINEGDYEVFIDEDDDWTVYTEDGGYSAQWEYTVLVTETGAEILSR from the coding sequence ATGATTTTAAATAGAAATGATATATGTTGGTGTGGAAGTGGCAAAAAGTATAAGAAATGCCACTTAGAATTTGATGAAAAATTAAATAGATTAAAAAATCAAGGGCATGAAGTACCTACAAGAGATATGATAAAAAACGAAAAGCAAATTCAAGGGATTAGAGAAAGTGCTAAGATAAATGATGGTGTTTTAGATTTAGTGCAAGAAAAAATAAGAGTAGGTATGAGTACTGAGGAAATTGATAAACTAGTTTATGATTATACAGTTAGTCATGGAGCTATACCGGCAGATTTAAATTATGGAGGTTATCCAAAGAGTGTTTGTGTATCTATAAATGATGTTGTTTGTCATGGTATTCCAAGTGAAGATACAATACTAGAAGATGGTGATATTGTAAATGTTGATGTATCTACAATATATAATGGATACTTTTCTGATGCTTCAAGAATGTTTATGATTGGCAATGTTTCTGAAGAACATGCAAAGCTTGTTAGAGTTGCTAAGGAATGCCTAGATAAAGGCTTTGAAGCAGTTAAGCCGTGGGGGTTCTTAGGAGATATAGGGGCAGCCATACAGGAACATGCTGAAGCCAATGGTTTTTCAGTGGTAAGAGCCTTTGGTGGTCATGGGATAGGAATTAAGTTCCACGAAGATCCTTTTGTAGCCCATGTAGGTAAAAGAGGAGAAGGAATGGTATTAGTTCCAGGAATGGTATTCACAATAGAGCCTATGATAAACGAAGGAGATTATGAAGTCTTTATTGATGAAGATGATGACTGGACAGTTTATACAGAAGATGGTGGCTATTCAGCACAATGGGAATATACAGTTTTAGTTACTGAAACAGGAGCTGAGATTTTATCAAGATAA
- a CDS encoding VWA-like domain-containing protein yields the protein MEFENIRAVLLERAYNIRNGFEDITFERDFFSLVESIIVSMIQGEDNFFGQFLVKIERGIKYDITWPLATVPMLKGFKLYFNPLLFLECNKREMVALFKHEIYHIMYGHHEREKELRNKYTTTAVNMALDISINQFINNMPPESYRLERFNYEFYASLKEDNSIELYAEEIDKIIKEKLKNKMKSDDKDIGTVIDISKAHDAWEESDLNSDSIKEMTKKIAVSSLKNKAPEDIRKIVESYKELAQISWQDELKRMLPTIRAGQRKTITRKSRRQPDRLDIRGSLPNLIPEVIVALDISASISEGEIHKIMIEVLDIAKNRSSKITVIECDDQIRRVYEAKSRNDFKKRSSNNGSTKFSPVFQYLQENKLKNKILVYFTDGVGEKELEVRPITKNVIWVLTGKNDLSLKKSFGKIKRIEVKEQEEQSGTAALDMVKEFQRENVVIR from the coding sequence ATGGAATTTGAAAATATACGTGCAGTATTATTAGAAAGAGCTTATAATATTAGAAATGGATTTGAAGATATTACTTTTGAAAGAGACTTTTTTTCCCTTGTAGAAAGTATCATTGTATCTATGATTCAAGGAGAAGATAATTTCTTTGGACAGTTTTTGGTAAAAATTGAAAGAGGTATAAAATATGATATTACTTGGCCTCTTGCAACAGTGCCAATGCTTAAGGGATTTAAGTTATATTTTAATCCATTACTATTTTTAGAATGTAACAAGAGAGAAATGGTAGCCTTATTTAAACACGAAATATACCATATAATGTATGGTCATCATGAAAGAGAGAAAGAGCTTAGAAATAAATATACTACAACAGCTGTAAACATGGCATTAGATATATCTATAAATCAATTTATTAATAATATGCCTCCAGAAAGTTATAGATTAGAAAGATTTAATTATGAATTTTATGCTTCCTTAAAAGAAGATAATTCAATAGAGTTATATGCAGAAGAAATTGATAAAATCATTAAAGAGAAATTAAAAAATAAGATGAAGTCTGATGATAAGGATATTGGAACAGTAATTGATATTTCTAAAGCTCATGATGCCTGGGAGGAAAGTGATTTAAATTCAGACTCAATAAAAGAAATGACAAAAAAAATAGCTGTAAGCTCCTTAAAGAATAAAGCTCCAGAAGATATTAGAAAAATAGTAGAGTCCTATAAGGAATTAGCTCAAATATCCTGGCAGGATGAGCTAAAACGCATGCTTCCTACAATTAGAGCAGGACAAAGAAAAACTATAACTAGGAAGAGTAGACGACAACCTGATAGGCTGGACATTAGAGGAAGTTTACCAAATTTAATACCAGAAGTAATAGTAGCTTTGGATATTAGTGCATCTATTAGTGAAGGTGAAATACACAAAATAATGATTGAAGTTTTAGATATTGCTAAAAATAGAAGCAGTAAAATCACTGTAATTGAATGTGATGACCAAATTAGAAGAGTATATGAGGCTAAATCAAGAAATGATTTTAAGAAGAGAAGTTCAAATAATGGATCAACTAAATTTTCTCCTGTATTCCAATATTTACAGGAGAACAAATTAAAAAATAAAATATTAGTTTATTTTACTGATGGAGTTGGCGAAAAAGAATTAGAAGTAAGACCCATAACAAAGAATGTAATTTGGGTTTTAACAGGAAAAAATGACTTATCTTTAAAAAAATCTTTTGGTAAAATAAAGAGGATAGAAGTAAAAGAACAAGAAGAGCAAAGTGGAACTGCTGCTCTTGATATGGTTAAAGAGTTCCAAAGAGAAAATGTAGTTATAAGGTAA